ATGGGCGTCACGGTGGAGGGTGTCTGATCATGGCCAAGTTGACCAAACGTCAAAAGGCGCTCGTCGGCAAGGTCGACAGCACCAAGCTGTACCCGCTCGACAACGCGCTGGCGATCGTCAAGGAATGCGCCACTGCAAAGTTCGATGAGTCGATCGACGTGGCGGTGCAGCTCGGCATCGACGCGAAGAAGTCCGACCAGGTCGTGCGCGGCGCGGTCGTGATGCCCAACGGGACCGGCAAGACGAAGCGTGTGGCGGTGTTCGCCCAGGGCGCCAAGGCCGAGGAAGCGAAGGCCGCCGGCGCCGACGTGGTCGGCATGGACGACCTCGCGGCGCAGGTGAAGGCAGGCAACCTCGACTTCGACGTCGTCATCGCCTCGCCCGACACCATGCGGGTCGTCGGCACGCTGGGCCAGATCCTCGGCCCGCGCGGCCTGATGCCGAACCCCAAGGTCGGCACGGTCACGCCCGACGTCGCCACCGCGGTGAAGAACGCGAAGGCCGGCCAGGTCCAGTTCCGCGTCGACAAGGCCGGCATCGTGCATGCCACGATCGGTCGCCGCTCGTTCGAGGCCGACAAGCTGGCAGGCAACCTGCGCGCGCTGATCGAGGCGTTGAACAAGGCCAAGCCGGCGTCCAGCAAGGGCATCTACCTGCGCAAGGTGGCGGTGTCGTCGACCATGGGTGTCGGCGCGCGGGTCGACGTGGCGTCGATCAACGCCGCGGCCGCGCCGCAGTAAGGAAATCGGGGATCGATGCGAGTCTGGCGTCGGTCCTCATGAGTTTGGTGGGCTGCATCGGCGACCGGCCGATGCAGGTCATCCAAGACCGCTGGTGAGGCCCTCGGGCCTCCTAATTGACGGCGAAAGCCCGATGCCAGCGCAGATGGCGGTCCCGCTGAAAGAAGGATTAGGTTCCTGGTTTCAGAAGGTCGCTGCAACGAAGGTGTGCGGTTACTGTCGGAAACGATAAGGCCGCACGTGATGTGAGGAGCAGACCTTGAGTCTCAATCGCAACGAGAAAGCCGCCGTGGTGACGGATGTGGCCGCGCAAGTCGCGCGTTCGCAGACGTTGGCGCTGGCCGAGTACCGTGGCCTCACCGTGGAACACTTGAACAAGCTGCGCCGCGATGCGCGCGACAAGGGTGTGTACCTTCACGTGCTGAAGAACACGCTCGCCCGTCGCGCCGTTGCCGGCACGCCGTTCGAAGTGGCCGCGGATGCCATGGTCGGCCCGCTGATCTACGGCTTTTCCGAAGACGCTGTCGCCGCGGCCAAAGTCCTTGCCGACTTTGCCAAGGGCAACGACAAGCTGATCGTCAAGGCAGGCGCATACGCCGGCAAAGCACTGAATGCGGAAGGCGTGAAGGCCCTGGCCTCGATTCCGAGCAAGGAAGTGCTGCTGGCCCAGCTGGCCGGTCTTCTCAAGTCGCCGATCTCGCGCACCGCGCGCGTGCTGGCGGCTGTCGCCGAGAAGAAGGGTGGCGGCGCGGAAGCGCCCGCTGCCGAAGCCGCCGCCGCTTGAACGATCCGAACGCAACCTCTTACCTGATATCTAGGAACCCAAAATGGCATTCGACAAAGACGCATTCCTGACCGCGCTGGACAGCATGTCGGTGATGGAACTCAACGACCTGGTCAAGGCGATCGAAGAGAAGTTCGGCGTGTCCGCCGCCGCAATGGCTGCTCCGGCCGCTGGTGGCGGCGGCGCTGCCGCCCCGGCCGCCGAAGAGAAGACCGAGTTCAACGTCGTGCTGCTGGAAGCCGGCGCGAACAAGGTGTCGGTCATCAAGGCCGTCCGCGAACTGACGGGCCTGGGCCTGAAGGAAGCGAAGGACCTGGTCGACGGCGCCCCGAAGAACGTGAAGGAAGCCATCGCCAAGGCTGACGCCGAAGCCGCAGTCAAGAAGCTGGTGGAAGCCGGCGCCAAGGCCGAGTTGAAGTAATTCGACTCGTCCGGACAGGGCTGGGGGCCGAAAAGGGGCTCCCAGCCTTTCGCGCTTCAGGGTGGCATGGTTTTTGACCACCCCGAGAGCAGCTGGGGACGCCTTCGGCGACAATCGAGGGTTTCCCCAAGTGTTCTCTGATCCGACTGCAGAGAAACGGGTTTGGTCGGGCTTCGGTGCAATGCCGGGGTTGTCCGCCAGCGGTTGGTAGTGGCCAACCACCAAGCTTCGGGCGCAAGGCCCGAAAGACAGTCGCCGACGGAAGCGC
The Piscinibacter sp. XHJ-5 DNA segment above includes these coding regions:
- the rplA gene encoding 50S ribosomal protein L1 — protein: MAKLTKRQKALVGKVDSTKLYPLDNALAIVKECATAKFDESIDVAVQLGIDAKKSDQVVRGAVVMPNGTGKTKRVAVFAQGAKAEEAKAAGADVVGMDDLAAQVKAGNLDFDVVIASPDTMRVVGTLGQILGPRGLMPNPKVGTVTPDVATAVKNAKAGQVQFRVDKAGIVHATIGRRSFEADKLAGNLRALIEALNKAKPASSKGIYLRKVAVSSTMGVGARVDVASINAAAAPQ
- the rplJ gene encoding 50S ribosomal protein L10 — protein: MSLNRNEKAAVVTDVAAQVARSQTLALAEYRGLTVEHLNKLRRDARDKGVYLHVLKNTLARRAVAGTPFEVAADAMVGPLIYGFSEDAVAAAKVLADFAKGNDKLIVKAGAYAGKALNAEGVKALASIPSKEVLLAQLAGLLKSPISRTARVLAAVAEKKGGGAEAPAAEAAAA
- the rplL gene encoding 50S ribosomal protein L7/L12, with translation MAFDKDAFLTALDSMSVMELNDLVKAIEEKFGVSAAAMAAPAAGGGGAAAPAAEEKTEFNVVLLEAGANKVSVIKAVRELTGLGLKEAKDLVDGAPKNVKEAIAKADAEAAVKKLVEAGAKAELK